GCCCTTGGTCTGAGTGGTTCTTTATAGTAGCATGACGAGGCTTAACAAGTGGTCCAGATCTTCCAGGATTTTGCAGGCAAATACATTCATGTCTTCATAAGATTTGCTGTGTCTCCCTCCCAGCACAGTATAGAGTGTTGAGGAGATAGTGGAAGACAGGCCTTTCCACAAGACCGGAACAAATAGGGTTATAGTAGGGCAACAACCCAGAGGCATGAATGGTATCTACGTCCTTGTGCAAAGAGGAACcaggggaacaccaacagagcCTTACAAGATGACGTGCAGCAGGCTGCTTTTGTACATGTTTCTGATCAAATTATCAGAAGCAGACCTAAAGTGAGAGGCATGTGAGCCGACATGCAGTTGTGAGCTCTGTGCTCACAGCACTGTTTGGCTCGATTGGCATTGGAGAACACCAGAATTGGTAGGTTCACTATTCGCACTCCAATCTCTTCACAGATGAGAGCACACCCAGATTGAACACATAtaatagacattaaaaaaatctgcaataagATGCAGTGGTGAACATTTTCTGCTACCTCCAATATTATCTAGTCTGAATGATTTGGCAGTGGGTCAGTACTAATCTGGTGGTCCTATCCTTGGATGGTACATCTATTTATTTCTCAATGAATTACATAactgtatatcaataaaaatgttcaacTTGAATATTTAAGTCATTAAGATCTGATGATGTAATTTCAGTATTTCCTTATATTTGATGACCAGTGCATATCAGGCCACAcccttcttttttaaatcttggtAGGTCCAAACAACAGTTATACCCTTTTTATAGCATTAGGATGAACTGTTCTTTTATTTCCAAATTTGAAACTGCAACTGTATGCCTCTAATACTGGAAATTAAGAATTGatcatgggagagcctgagtgatgcagcaaacctgaaatggatctggtccagggttgaaaacatttgccaactgataacaaatgattttaattaaTAGGATATAGGTTGCTTTTGCTGAAACATCCACTCTTGGGAAAATTGGCAACTTTCTGGAATGTTTTCCACTTCTGCAAAGTCTTGAAAATTGTAGTCTTGTCATGTCAAGAATGATGAGgtccagattgatgggcagcaaacaatagtttttgtaaaacaattacaAGTTGTGATGCTGATGTCTTGGCAGGGTgttaaaatacacacatttgttCTAAAACAGCAAAAAGATGATTTTATAGAGGTGATCCTACTTTAATGAAGTGCATTTGATTATCAGCACATTCtctatgaaataaataatgacactgtgtaatatgtcatgcaTTGCTGTTCATCCAAGGCTGTATTTTTCTAACTATATACCTAAGGACCAGATTTATATTATGAAAACCCtagaattttactttaattttctcaTGACTGTGtttctcaaattattttttaactgataaatAAATGCCAGTATCAACCAATAATTCGGGACTTAGTGGTTCAGACTgtcaaattaaatgatttttgtaGTTGGATGGACTGTCACTTCTCTTAACAAAAAGGAAGCCCTGCCTATTCTTTGATTTGTCttgtttaaatgctttttaatcaGAATTAGAATTTGAATACCCTCTAAGTTTTAGGCTTAATTGTCTCTATCAAACAGTTACGTTTGAATCTTAAGTAATGACTGTAGGTGATGATCTTAATGAGGGTGCCAGGTCTGtactccatttttttaatatggtgtaACTATCACTATCTTGCATACATAAAGTGGTTGTTAGAGTATGATCTGGGTGAATAATGATCAGTACACCCAAAAAGAAAATCTGCTTCATATTCTAGAAATATTGATTAACCACCCACATATAGTCAAAAGAGATCTATGTATTCTGGTATCAGGATATAACAGAGTAACATGTATCTGCTGCCTATATGAAACATTTCTTAACCTAAAATGCCCCTGCATCCAGACTATGGACTTTTAAGTGCTTACATATTCTTAGCAAGAAGCAGAACCTTACAAGCCAGCTACAAATAGGCTGCCTGCACTGTAAAGTATTTCATCCATACACATCCCTTTTTTATCTGAATTCTAGCAGCTAAAAGCACTTGGCGTTTGTTTACATTAAATTGAATTTTGTTTGTACTGACATGGCAAAGGTGGAGGAGATGTAATTTCACTTTCtctattgtaatatttaaaacatttcttcataATGATGATGAGCTCCGTGAaagtttgcttttgtttttactgtttgttgaggaatatataaatactttaggGTTGATAGTCTGGACACAGGTTCACATTAAcattttaaccccctaaccgctaagcccgtaatttctcgcactaaatatttttgctcttttggttaagcccgtattttttcgcctacactaaaatccccacttacctggtcccgctgtgctaatccagcgtcggttccgtgttccagcgtcgggtccatgttccagcgtcgtcctccagcatcgggtgtccctctccttaaaagaaaaagccggccggcttagaggagaaagccagctggctttcttttctaagccagccggcttcctctccctcctctccctgtccctgtccctatccctgtgcctgtcactgtccagcgtcgatcgctggacaaaaaaaaaaaaaatactcaccttctccctccgctcctccggacacgtcttgtgtcttctgtgtccagccggcgagtgcagagacgatcaccggggtttccaggtgacgtcgctgcgtgcgtcggcgcgggagggagggggggcggcaaattcaaaattttgcattgagttcctttgtattgaactcaatacaaaaaagctgtattgagttcaatacaaagaaatccttatataatatatatataattgtattatatatatattatataagctactgtacattacattttacactttttttttttttttttaactttttttagttttttttaaagattttttttttatgttttttttatgtttaataaaaaaaaaatttaattattaaatttataaaattttggacatattttggtgagttatgcggtaattcggtgaattagagcctacaatccaaaataaatttccatgcaaaaaatgtaacactttttgcatggaagtttggaaagaattagaatacccggcatttgcgtacgcgtccctcggcgattcctgatgatgcgcgtgcgtgcgcccgtcgatgagggtcgtagtggaaaattcaaattttttgtattggatttaatacaaagtcctgtatccaatccaatacaaaataatagaaaatatatttatgtggttttgtctataggtatgtgacggacactagggaggtgttttagaaaaatatattactatacattataccgaattatcgcattttcagtatttttcatttatttatgtgttcttgtttaagctgatttttgtgtttttcctttaattttattaaaagttttttttttttttacatgattgtgtgtttcaaacattttttatattcatgatacctactagaaccctattcggacatatttctgtaagttacaggtctacaatttaaaaaaaaaaatttcatgaaaacctgtgacgcttttggaacagaaatctagaaatcagtgtaacgctcaggtggttaaaggtgcATGGTTCTTTGAGGTTTCCACTccacttttttctttcctccccttTGCCCGTGGTTTACTCACCTCCCCATATGCCTATGCTCACTTCCATCTCCCAAACATCAACAACTTCCTGGGAATCACACCCAGCTGAACTCCAGCTAGGCATATCAACTCTATTAGAACTGAAAGAAGTCCAGGCTTAAAGGTACTGATGTTTCCAATATTTGCAACAAAAATctgttataatttaaaaaattgccaaacCATTATTCTCCATTGTATCTAAATCTAATCCAAATGACTGCAATTGGGTTTTAAAGAATCAGAAAGGATTAGCACTTTATTTTGACTCCCTGGAAAGTTTGCATGCAGATTTATTTACATAGTCAGACACAATTCAGGAATATAGAGCCATATTGCCTTGTGAATTTCAATTACTTAAGTTTGAGTAAACGTTGTATGAATCTAGGATGGAAACGTTTATAAAGAGACCACTAAATGATTGTCTGAGGTTTTAGTATATGTATTAAACTACTACAAGTTTCATATGGAAAAGTGCATGTGTAAAATTAGGCATAATATGTGAATAGAAACAGAAAAAGTCacatattataaagtttttttttttttttatccgaagCATAGATAGCACAtctcctattaaaaataaataaaagtaatccaGTTATTTGTTTCCTTTCCTGCATTTTTGAATTCTTGTCTATGGAAGGtgttaaacagaaaagaaattacAATTTTGTAAGTTGTCTTGTTATTGCTGTGCTACAAGAACATTGATATACTGGAAAATAATAGTGGAAATAATATATGCTATTACGTTTAGGAAAAAGGGCTGGAATTCACTTTGCTGCCAAATATAAGGCAGTTATTGCAAAATTGGTATTGTAATGTTCTTGTTTTTCCGtctaaataccaaaaaaattttaTCTCATCTTTTTTTAAGCAGGAGGGCTAGTTCATCTTGGCAGGTAaagagatattaaaaaaaaagtcctttattaaggtatttaaaaaaatgtctggagattttctcatttcttttgtGAACAATCAAGAAGCACCTGGACCTACATTGTGCACTCGCAAGGTACTGCACCTGTAAAGAGCCTTGAAGTTTATATTAGTTAGTATTTATTCTCATCTGTGGTTTTGTCATTGTAGTGTGCATTGCCTGTTTCATTGTTTACTTAATGTTTAATTCTACCTGCAAGAATAAGATATttggatgtattttattttgctagGGCATCGCAagctcttttatgtttttttatgtatgatttgtcagttttctaatttaattttaatagttAAAAAGTTGGACATGAAAATTATGAGATGGACATTAAAAATACGGTCATGAAGGTAAAACTTCAAATTCTTTTAATTTCATTAGGTATGATTGTTTTACAAATacctcaaattatttttttcctaaaatctagGCATAACTAAAAACTTGATATACaggtattgtttttgtttctaacatatattttgttacagctaataataaaaatgtctccaGAAACCTGCCTGGTCAAAGCAACGGCAAGTGTAAAATACCAAAAACGCTTGCAGGATAAAGTGGCGATCGTGACTGGATCAACATATgggtatgtaaagaaaaatactcaGTTAGTTAGTTATTTTTTTGGGAGTAGTGCTTTCATATTGTGACATGCTGAATATTAACACCTGCAGTGAACAATTTAGAAATTTGCCCCTATACTTATTTGCTCAAAATTAGGATTGGCCTAGCTGTGGCAAGACGTTTAGCACAAGATGGGGCTTGTGTGCTTTTATGCAGTCGTAAGCTGGAGAATGTGGATAAAGCTGTGCAGCAGTTAAAAGATGAAGGACTATGCGTTTCTGGAATACAATGTCATGTAGGCAATAAAGAAGATCGGGAGAAACTAGTGGCAATGGTATGAGAAATGGAAAAGtgatttaataatttgttttatgcCGTATAATTGTGTGTTTGGGTATAGCACactgttagaaataaaaaaaaaaaataattaaatataggtGCATGTTCTATATACATCATTCCACTGCCAATTTATTCTGTAACATTTTTAGTGTAATCAGTATTCTTTTAcaacctaattgcattttttatttaaggcCCTTGAACTTTATGGGAAAATTGACATCCTTATATGTAATGCTGCTGTGAATCCTTTTGTTGGTCCAATTTTTGAAACTACAGAGGAAATGTGGGAGAAGGTAagtgatcagaaaaaaataatgtgtgtgtgtgtgtgtatatatatatatatatatatatatatatatatatatatatatagtgtattcaGTCTTTTATCCCTCATTGGTCTTAATGCTTAACTGGAGTTGAAAAAAGGTAATTTACCATAGTGAaacaaaataatctttatttgaTACCCCTTTATTTGGTACAgcaaactcaatacaaaaaagggaATTTATTGGTAACTTACAGTCAGACACTAAGCAAAAGCCAGTAGACTTCATAAGTAAACAAAATGGAAATTACAGTCCTAACAAAGTTCTAACCAGGTTAAGTACAATCTTGGTAACTGATGCCTAACTGCAGCTTGCTCTATTCTGTCTATATTATTTAagtttagtatagtatagtttatGCCTAGCAAGAATAAAcgctttgttttatttaatacatttttggttcTGGTAGTACATTATTTACTCCATACCAGATTATTGCCATGTTTAAAAACTGACTAGTAAGGTGTATGTCCAGCCATTTTTGTTTGATAGAAGCATTAGGACTTCGATTACTGTATCTAGGACCTATTAGAAAGATCCCCACTCACTGTTGCAGTGACACAGGTTTTGAACAGATACAAAGTTGTACAGATTTTCCTTGTTTCCTGTCTGACAAAGcgcttttttttaccataagtGAAGTgaaatctcatttactaagccctgaacaccaaaaaaaaacaaaaacaaccaaaaaataaaaaaagcaaacaaaattggGATTGctatgaaatgaataaatatacagaaaattggTGAGTTtgtcatacaaaaaaatgtactgattttTCCTCTGTATCATTTACTAGGTTTTCCATGTCAATGTAATATCAACTTTCTTTTTGATAAAACTCGTCGCTCCTCACATACAGAAACAAGggtaacacattttctttctgaatttctttaataataaagcataagTGTATTTGTTGGAATATAGACATAGTAAATATGAAAAACACCAatttatgataattatattattcTAGTAAcatctttccctttctttccaaaGTTTActattattttgtgtgtgtgtgtgtgtgtgtgtgtgtgttttttttaaatttagtgtaGAATTACTTGGTCAACCCTTTCAAATACTTTTGTGATGCAAGTAAAGCTGCCCGTATTCTAATTCGATTTGTGCATGATAAGTTAGAAATTTTATATACCTCTAGTACACTTTACCTGGAATACTACAGTACACCACTGGATTTTGGATCACATTTCAGCAGAACCGTAACTAAATATTTGCAATTGTTATAGTAAATATTGGCAAGCAGTTGTATTGGTATAATGCTCCCTGACATTGATTATAACAAACAGAGTTAAATAAAGCTGTATAACGATGGTAAACTACAGGGAGATTTCTTATTTCTTTATCTATTGAGAATGTTGAGTGGTGTTTGATCAGCATGATTTTATGTTAACtaattgaaaataattgtaaacataagtaaagattttcatttttttacatagttatatatttaGATACCTCTGTTCCAATAtccgttttattttatttaggagtgGATCAATAATTATTTGCTCTTCATTCATTGGATATATTCCTCATCCAGTAAGTAATTTTCCTAATATACAATAGAAAtagtgttttaatattaaaatagtcCTGCATACACAAGCATATgcaaacacaaacaatatatatatatatgaatctgtgtgtatgtgtgtgtatatgtgtgtatatatatatatatatatatatatatatatatattcagagatatataatatatgcatttttttccagtatGTTGGTCCCTATTCAATAACTAAAACAGCGCTACTTGGATTAACTAATGTGCTGGCACAATCTTTGCGATTCATGAACATCAGAGTTAATGGCCTGGCACTGGGTTTAATCAATACTAGCTTTAGCGATGTGGTAAGTCCATTATATTTTATGGTTTGTGTTacattatgataataatatttctgaACATTAAATTAAAGTGCAAGTGTAAATAAAccagttccattttttttgtaaggatGGTGGTGTCGTGTTTAGTCCTTTTTACTggtaatgaaaaagaaattatGGCAAGGCTTCAGTTTAATGCAGATGTTTGTGCGTTCTTATCCAGAAGTGTTCATATAATAGGATTATTTCTAAAACGGGGGTTATGTATTAAAAATCcaaagtgaaatatatatatatatatatatatatatatatatatatatatatatatttatttagcaaatcaaAAAAATCTTACCTAAATCCTGCCTGTTTTAAAAGAGTAAAGATTTGGCGTCAGACATTACTGCACAGACGTTTCCCTGAGAATAACATGGGGTTTGCCTGATTTATCATTAGAAATTTGCACCTAACACTGTTCTTTTTTCTtgtcaataaaagataaaaaaatggctAGTATTAGAAATTATATTGAAATTATAGTAATTGAAAGAAAGGGAGTGAGGGGGTTACAATCTATGTATGGCTTTACCAAGACAGTTTTCGGAGTGTACTTTGTACTTGTTTATTTACTGTTGTAAAGTTAAATTTCACTCTAAAAACAGATAACTGCTTTTTATGTGAAAAGACTACCTTTATTATAAA
This Pyxicephalus adspersus chromosome 6, UCB_Pads_2.0, whole genome shotgun sequence DNA region includes the following protein-coding sequences:
- the LOC140332531 gene encoding dehydrogenase/reductase SDR family member 4-like; the protein is MSPETCLVKATASVKYQKRLQDKVAIVTGSTYGIGLAVARRLAQDGACVLLCSRKLENVDKAVQQLKDEGLCVSGIQCHVGNKEDREKLVAMALELYGKIDILICNAAVNPFVGPIFETTEEMWEKVFHVNVISTFFLIKLVAPHIQKQGSGSIIICSSFIGYIPHPYVGPYSITKTALLGLTNVLAQSLRFMNIRVNGLALGLINTSFSDVIKKTPELASKLIPLGVYRFGEPKECAGIASFLCSEDASYINGENIAITGGIRGRL